A single window of Parabacteroides sp. FAFU027 DNA harbors:
- the rimO gene encoding 30S ribosomal protein S12 methylthiotransferase RimO: MKKNKVDIITLGCSKNLVDSEQLMRQFTANGYQVEHDSENPNGEIVVINTCGFIGDAKEESIDMILQFVQAKKKRKIGKLYVMGCLSERYVSELREEIPEVDKFYGKFNWKELLGDLGKSYDQNLALERTLTTPQHYAYLKIGEGCNRTCAYCAIPIITGKYQSRPMDEIVEEVKGLVAKGVKEFQVIAQDLTFYGLDLYKENKLAELIERISDVPGVEWIRLHYAYPAHFPMDLLRVMRERDNVCKYLDIALQHISDSVLSRMRRNVTKGQTYELLRAMRREIPGIHLRTTLLVGFPGETEQDFAELLEFVREMRFERLGAFPYSEEEGTTAAKEFTDDIPFEVKQARMDELMTVQERIAGEISQAKIGQTLRVIIDREEEDFYVGRTEFDSPEVDPEVLVSKDKPLQIGELYPVLIENADVFDLYGIVK; encoded by the coding sequence ATGAAAAAGAACAAAGTTGATATTATTACCTTAGGCTGTTCCAAGAATCTGGTGGACAGCGAACAACTGATGCGCCAGTTTACGGCTAATGGCTATCAGGTAGAGCACGATTCGGAGAATCCGAACGGAGAGATTGTTGTTATTAATACCTGCGGATTTATCGGGGATGCTAAAGAGGAGTCTATTGATATGATTCTCCAGTTTGTGCAGGCTAAGAAAAAGCGTAAAATTGGTAAGTTGTATGTAATGGGTTGCCTTTCTGAGCGATATGTTTCAGAATTACGTGAAGAGATTCCGGAAGTGGATAAATTTTACGGAAAATTCAACTGGAAGGAGTTGCTTGGTGATTTGGGTAAGTCTTATGACCAGAATCTGGCATTGGAGCGTACTCTCACCACGCCGCAACACTATGCTTACCTGAAAATTGGTGAAGGATGTAACCGTACCTGTGCATATTGTGCTATACCTATTATTACCGGAAAATACCAATCGCGTCCGATGGATGAGATTGTAGAGGAGGTAAAAGGCCTGGTCGCAAAAGGCGTGAAGGAGTTTCAGGTAATAGCGCAGGATTTGACTTTTTACGGACTTGATTTATATAAGGAAAATAAGCTTGCCGAACTGATTGAACGCATATCAGATGTTCCGGGAGTAGAGTGGATTCGCCTGCATTACGCTTATCCGGCGCATTTCCCGATGGATTTGCTGCGTGTGATGCGTGAGCGTGATAATGTCTGCAAATATTTGGATATTGCGTTGCAACACATCAGTGACTCTGTTCTGAGCCGTATGCGTCGTAATGTGACCAAGGGGCAAACTTACGAGTTGCTTCGTGCGATGCGTCGTGAAATTCCCGGTATTCATTTGAGAACCACTTTGTTGGTGGGATTTCCGGGAGAGACGGAGCAAGACTTTGCAGAGCTGTTGGAGTTTGTACGGGAGATGCGTTTTGAGCGTTTGGGTGCATTCCCTTATTCGGAAGAAGAGGGTACTACCGCGGCGAAAGAATTTACTGACGATATTCCATTCGAAGTCAAACAGGCGCGTATGGATGAACTGATGACCGTACAAGAGCGTATTGCCGGGGAAATCAGCCAGGCTAAAATCGGACAGACATTGCGTGTGATTATCGACCGTGAAGAAGAGGATTTCTACGTGGGTCGCACTGAATTCGACTCACCAGAAGTTGACCCTGAGGTTTTAGTATCCAAAGATAAACCGTTGCAAATCGGGGAGCTGTATCCGGTATTGATTGAAAATGCCGATGTGTTTGATTTGTACGGTATTGTAAAATGA
- the ftsY gene encoding signal recognition particle-docking protein FtsY, protein MGIFNFFSKEKKETLDKGLEKTKTSVFSKLSRVLVGKSTVDEDVLDELEEILITSDVGVETTLKIINRIEKRVATDKYVGQSELNAILRDEIGALLTETNAEDVEEFTVPAGRKPYVIMVVGVNGVGKTTTIGKLAYQFKKNGYSVVLGAADTFRAAAVEQLVIWGERVGVPVVKQKMGSDPASVAYDTLSSAKAGNADVVIIDTAGRLHNKVGLMNELSKIKNVMNKVVEGAPDEILLVLDGSTGQNAFEQAKQFTAATEVNALAITKLDGTAKGGVVIGISDQFKTPVKYIGLGEGMEDLQVFRRKEFVDSLFGE, encoded by the coding sequence ATGGGAATATTTAACTTTTTCTCCAAAGAGAAGAAAGAAACCCTCGATAAGGGATTGGAAAAAACTAAAACCAGTGTTTTTTCTAAACTTTCAAGGGTTCTTGTCGGGAAATCAACCGTTGACGAAGATGTGCTTGATGAACTCGAAGAGATTCTGATTACCTCCGATGTAGGCGTTGAGACAACGCTGAAAATCATCAACCGGATTGAGAAACGTGTCGCTACGGATAAATATGTTGGACAGTCAGAGCTGAATGCGATTCTCCGAGATGAAATCGGGGCGTTGCTGACCGAGACCAATGCCGAAGATGTTGAGGAATTTACTGTACCAGCCGGAAGAAAGCCTTACGTAATCATGGTAGTGGGCGTTAACGGTGTGGGGAAAACTACGACTATCGGTAAACTCGCATACCAATTCAAGAAAAACGGATATTCGGTTGTGCTTGGTGCGGCTGATACTTTCCGTGCGGCAGCTGTGGAGCAGTTGGTGATTTGGGGAGAGCGAGTCGGTGTACCGGTGGTTAAGCAGAAGATGGGCTCTGACCCGGCTTCTGTGGCTTATGATACCCTGAGTTCTGCCAAAGCCGGTAATGCTGATGTCGTGATTATTGACACTGCGGGTCGTTTGCATAACAAAGTTGGCCTGATGAATGAACTATCCAAGATTAAAAACGTTATGAACAAAGTCGTTGAGGGAGCTCCCGATGAGATTTTGTTGGTATTGGACGGTTCCACCGGACAGAATGCTTTCGAGCAGGCTAAACAATTTACAGCAGCTACCGAGGTAAATGCCCTGGCAATTACGAAATTGGACGGCACTGCAAAAGGTGGTGTTGTTATTGGAATTTCAGACCAGTTCAAGACTCCGGTGAAATACATTGGACTTGGAGAGGGAATGGAAGATTTGCAGGTTTTTCGCAGAAAAGAATTTGTGGATTCCCTTTTTGGAGAATAA
- a CDS encoding DUF4295 domain-containing protein yields the protein MAKKTVASLQTGEGRTYSKVIKMVKSPKTGAYTFQEEMVPNEKVKEFFAK from the coding sequence ATGGCAAAGAAGACCGTAGCATCATTACAAACAGGTGAAGGCCGTACTTATTCTAAAGTAATCAAAATGGTGAAATCACCAAAAACAGGCGCCTACACTTTCCAGGAAGAAATGGTTCCTAACGAAAAAGTAAAAGAATTTTTCGCGAAATAA
- the rpmG gene encoding 50S ribosomal protein L33 encodes MAKKAKGNRIQVILECTEHKTSGMPGTSRYVTTKNRKNTTERLELKKYNPILKKVTVHKEIK; translated from the coding sequence ATGGCAAAAAAAGCAAAAGGCAACAGAATCCAGGTTATCCTGGAGTGCACCGAACACAAAACTAGTGGCATGCCGGGTACATCTCGTTACGTAACCACTAAAAACAGAAAAAACACTACTGAGCGTTTGGAGTTGAAAAAATACAACCCAATCCTGAAAAAAGTGACAGTTCATAAAGAAATTAAATAA
- the rpmB gene encoding 50S ribosomal protein L28, giving the protein MSKICQITGKKAMVGNNVSHSKRRTKRVFNVNLFKKKFYWVEQEEWITLTLSAAGLRTINKVGLDAAIKKAISGGHLNEIRILG; this is encoded by the coding sequence ATGTCGAAGATTTGTCAAATTACCGGAAAAAAAGCGATGGTTGGCAACAACGTATCACACTCTAAAAGAAGAACAAAAAGAGTGTTCAATGTCAACTTGTTCAAGAAAAAGTTCTATTGGGTAGAGCAGGAAGAATGGATTACCTTGACCCTTTCAGCTGCAGGATTGAGAACCATCAATAAAGTTGGTTTGGATGCTGCAATTAAAAAAGCAATCAGCGGTGGTCATTTAAACGAAATTCGTATTTTAGGATAA
- a CDS encoding CinA family nicotinamide mononucleotide deamidase-related protein gives MKTEIITIGDELLIGQVVDTNSAWMAKELNKIGFDVFRITTIGDEREELLEAFEAALSRVDAVLVTGGIGPTNDDITKKTLCEFFKTELVFNESVLRNIEEMFAHRNMSINELTRGQANVPKDCIVIPNTAGTAPITWFERGGKVLVSMPGVPFEMKTVMTNEVLPRLQAKYAKDIHILHRTYSVKNYSESGLAMHIAEWESALPDFFRLAYLPAPGIVRLRLTGRSEDWDTLVAAADEAEVWLKELLGESIFESSDAPIGEFIGALLKKQGLTFASAESCTGGYIAHLITAVAGSSAYYKGGVVAYANEVKQNVLGVSESDLIEHGAVSEQVVRQMVEGVARITGADVAVATTGVAGPDGGTPEKPVGTVWIAAKVGDKIRAERFRFGAQREANIQRSANAALFMAAEMIQKRK, from the coding sequence ATGAAAACAGAAATAATAACCATAGGAGACGAACTGTTGATAGGACAGGTCGTCGATACGAACTCTGCATGGATGGCTAAGGAGCTGAATAAAATTGGCTTTGACGTGTTTCGTATTACTACGATTGGCGATGAGCGGGAAGAATTGCTCGAAGCCTTTGAAGCAGCATTAAGCCGTGTAGATGCTGTCCTCGTTACCGGAGGCATTGGCCCGACCAATGATGACATCACAAAAAAGACATTATGTGAATTTTTCAAGACCGAACTGGTTTTCAATGAATCGGTTTTGAGAAATATCGAGGAGATGTTTGCTCACCGGAATATGTCAATCAACGAACTAACCCGTGGACAGGCGAATGTGCCAAAGGATTGCATCGTGATTCCCAATACGGCAGGAACGGCTCCTATTACCTGGTTTGAACGGGGTGGAAAAGTGCTGGTTTCGATGCCTGGCGTTCCGTTTGAGATGAAAACGGTAATGACCAACGAGGTTCTTCCCCGCTTGCAAGCTAAATACGCGAAAGATATTCATATTCTCCACCGGACCTATTCGGTAAAGAATTATTCCGAGTCAGGGCTGGCTATGCACATTGCAGAGTGGGAGAGTGCTTTGCCTGATTTTTTCAGGTTGGCTTATTTGCCGGCTCCCGGAATTGTCCGTCTTCGTCTGACCGGACGGTCTGAAGATTGGGATACCCTTGTAGCTGCCGCAGATGAAGCTGAGGTTTGGTTGAAGGAATTGTTGGGAGAGAGTATCTTCGAATCTTCCGATGCTCCCATCGGTGAATTTATCGGTGCATTGTTGAAAAAACAGGGGCTGACTTTTGCATCCGCTGAAAGTTGCACCGGAGGTTACATTGCGCATCTGATTACGGCTGTTGCCGGTAGTTCAGCCTATTATAAAGGTGGAGTTGTGGCTTATGCCAATGAGGTAAAGCAAAACGTGTTAGGTGTCTCTGAATCGGATTTAATTGAACATGGCGCAGTAAGCGAGCAGGTGGTCCGTCAAATGGTGGAAGGTGTTGCCCGGATAACGGGAGCCGATGTGGCGGTAGCGACTACCGGAGTGGCAGGTCCGGATGGCGGTACACCGGAGAAACCTGTCGGTACGGTTTGGATTGCTGCAAAAGTCGGAGATAAAATTCGTGCGGAGCGTTTTCGTTTCGGAGCGCAACGAGAGGCAAATATTCAACGTTCTGCCAATGCTGCGCTGTTTATGGCTGCAGAAATGATTCAGAAGCGAAAATAA
- a CDS encoding M48 family metallopeptidase — MAQILFFLIIIFVIADFALEQTLSILNRKMLSPIIPEKLKGIYEEEKYAKQQNYTLTNSRFSDYTRLFTLAIELAMLLLGGFAWVDEWVRSFPQNEIVVSLSFFAVLYIGNEILTLPFAIYNTFWIEEKFGFNKTTPKTFVLDLIKSLVLSVVLMGGVLWLVLWLYQKLGDSFWLATWGALSLFSLVMLLFYSEWIVPLFNKQKPLEEGELRTAIESFCGKAGFSLKNIFVIDGSKRSTKANAYFTGFGKKKRVVLFDTLIEQLNTEEVVAVLAHEVGHYKRKHVVSSLIISFVQSFVLLYLLSIFLKYPVSAEILGVAQPSFHIGVVVFGLLYQPVSTVLGLVMNLFSRRNEYQADAFAGNYGLGDALVSGLKKISVHALSNLNPHPAYVFVHYSHPTLLQRMEKIRDLTPALPKGKGDEMLILSK, encoded by the coding sequence ATGGCTCAAATACTGTTTTTCCTGATAATCATTTTTGTTATTGCTGATTTTGCACTGGAACAAACGCTTTCCATTCTGAACCGAAAAATGCTCTCTCCTATCATTCCCGAAAAGCTAAAAGGAATATACGAGGAGGAGAAGTATGCCAAACAGCAAAACTATACGTTGACCAATAGCCGCTTTTCGGATTATACCCGACTGTTTACACTCGCGATTGAACTGGCTATGCTGTTGCTGGGTGGTTTTGCCTGGGTGGATGAATGGGTGAGAAGCTTTCCCCAAAATGAAATAGTGGTGTCGTTATCCTTTTTCGCCGTATTATATATAGGTAATGAAATACTGACTTTGCCATTTGCTATTTATAATACATTTTGGATTGAGGAGAAATTCGGGTTCAATAAAACCACTCCGAAGACTTTTGTGCTGGATTTGATTAAATCGCTGGTTTTGAGTGTTGTATTGATGGGTGGGGTATTGTGGTTAGTATTGTGGCTGTATCAAAAACTGGGAGATAGTTTCTGGTTGGCTACCTGGGGCGCATTGTCCCTGTTTTCGTTGGTCATGCTGCTGTTTTATTCCGAATGGATAGTTCCTTTGTTCAATAAGCAAAAACCATTGGAAGAGGGAGAGCTTCGCACGGCCATTGAGTCATTTTGCGGGAAAGCCGGATTTAGCCTGAAAAATATTTTCGTGATAGACGGCTCTAAACGCAGCACCAAGGCAAATGCCTATTTTACCGGTTTTGGCAAGAAGAAACGGGTGGTGTTGTTTGATACGTTGATAGAGCAACTCAATACCGAAGAGGTTGTGGCTGTTTTAGCGCACGAAGTCGGACACTACAAGCGCAAACATGTGGTTTCGTCGTTGATTATCTCTTTTGTGCAGTCGTTTGTCTTGCTTTATCTGTTGTCCATTTTCCTGAAATATCCTGTTTCTGCTGAAATATTAGGTGTGGCACAACCTTCGTTTCATATCGGTGTAGTGGTGTTTGGCTTACTTTACCAACCGGTTTCAACTGTATTGGGATTGGTGATGAATCTGTTTTCCCGTCGTAATGAATATCAGGCAGATGCTTTTGCAGGCAATTACGGATTGGGTGACGCTCTGGTAAGCGGATTGAAGAAAATTTCGGTGCATGCCCTGAGTAATCTTAATCCTCATCCGGCGTATGTTTTTGTGCACTATTCGCACCCAACACTTTTGCAAAGGATGGAGAAAATAAGAGACCTCACCCCGGCCCTCCCCAAAGGGAAGGGAGACGAGATGCTTATACTTTCGAAATGA
- the sucC gene encoding ADP-forming succinate--CoA ligase subunit beta, translating to MKIHEYQAREIFARYGIPVTDWVLCYNEAEVTAAVEKIGLPVMVKAQVLTGGRGKAGGVKFATSLEKAQDAARNILGMNIKDYTVEKVIVADGVEIKSEFYVGLTIDRISKSVLVMASKEGGMEIEEVAKTNPEAILKYPIDPDLGMTPFMARKIAFALFDDFALVKQATPILQKLYRIFIETDANLVEVNPLVITDKDQLYAIDGKMTFDDNALYRQKDIYALNEPTEDELKEIQAKEKGLSYIRLDGTIGCMVNGAGLAMATMDMIKLFGGSPANFLDIGGSSNPQKVIEAMNLLLSDKNVKVVMINIFGGITRCDDVAKGLLVALEQIKTSIPIVVRLSGTNAKEGLEILKDSNLTVVETMSDAAKKAISLIN from the coding sequence ATGAAGATTCACGAGTATCAAGCCCGGGAAATTTTTGCCCGTTACGGAATCCCGGTCACTGACTGGGTGCTGTGCTACAATGAAGCGGAAGTAACAGCCGCCGTCGAGAAAATAGGACTCCCGGTTATGGTCAAGGCTCAGGTCTTGACAGGTGGGCGGGGTAAAGCAGGCGGGGTAAAATTTGCCACTTCTCTCGAAAAAGCACAGGATGCCGCCCGTAATATTCTCGGCATGAACATCAAAGACTACACTGTTGAAAAGGTCATTGTAGCCGATGGGGTAGAGATTAAATCCGAATTCTACGTCGGGCTTACCATTGACCGGATTTCCAAATCGGTATTGGTAATGGCCAGTAAAGAGGGTGGCATGGAAATCGAAGAGGTCGCTAAAACCAATCCGGAAGCCATTCTCAAATACCCCATCGACCCGGATTTAGGCATGACACCTTTCATGGCTCGGAAGATTGCTTTCGCCCTTTTTGATGATTTCGCGTTGGTCAAACAGGCCACACCCATTCTCCAAAAACTTTACCGGATATTTATAGAGACTGACGCAAATCTCGTGGAGGTAAATCCTCTGGTGATCACCGATAAAGACCAGCTATATGCCATTGACGGAAAAATGACCTTTGATGACAATGCGCTTTACCGCCAAAAAGATATTTATGCCCTCAACGAACCGACCGAAGACGAATTGAAAGAGATTCAGGCCAAGGAAAAAGGGCTCAGCTACATCCGCCTCGACGGTACAATCGGCTGTATGGTAAACGGGGCAGGACTGGCTATGGCAACCATGGATATGATTAAACTATTTGGTGGCTCTCCGGCCAACTTCCTTGACATTGGTGGCAGCTCCAATCCGCAAAAGGTAATCGAGGCTATGAACCTGCTGCTTTCGGATAAAAACGTGAAAGTGGTGATGATAAACATCTTCGGGGGAATCACCCGTTGCGATGATGTAGCCAAAGGCCTGCTGGTGGCATTGGAACAAATAAAGACCTCAATTCCTATAGTCGTCCGCTTGTCGGGAACCAATGCTAAAGAGGGTCTGGAAATTCTGAAAGATTCCAACCTGACCGTTGTGGAAACGATGAGTGACGCGGCAAAAAAAGCCATCAGCCTGATTAATTAA
- the sucD gene encoding succinate--CoA ligase subunit alpha, giving the protein MSILVNKNTKLIVQGITGRDGSFHSWKMKEYGTNIVGGVTPGKGGQTIHDIPVFDTVEEAVKATGANTSIIFVPAPLAADAILEAAEAGIELVIAISEGVPTLDMVKVTPYLKKMGAKLIGPNCPGLISPDESLVGILPGNIFLKGKIGLMSRSGTLTYEMVNQLTTNGLGQSTCVGIGGDPVAGLYYQELLQMFEDDPETEAIVLIGEIGGDAEERAAQYIKEKITKPVVAFIAGQTAPPGKRMGHAGAIISSGTGTAEEKIAAFESVGVPVARKPSEIPELVKKLLDQ; this is encoded by the coding sequence ATGAGCATTCTTGTCAATAAAAATACCAAACTGATTGTACAGGGCATCACAGGCCGCGACGGCAGTTTCCACTCCTGGAAAATGAAAGAATACGGAACAAACATCGTCGGTGGTGTTACTCCGGGAAAAGGAGGTCAGACGATTCATGACATCCCCGTATTTGACACTGTAGAAGAAGCGGTCAAAGCCACCGGAGCCAATACCTCCATCATCTTTGTCCCTGCCCCATTGGCTGCCGATGCCATACTGGAAGCGGCAGAAGCCGGTATTGAGCTGGTTATCGCCATTTCGGAAGGTGTCCCTACGCTGGATATGGTAAAGGTAACTCCGTATCTTAAGAAAATGGGCGCCAAACTGATTGGCCCTAACTGCCCGGGATTGATTTCTCCGGACGAATCACTGGTCGGTATCCTGCCGGGGAATATTTTCCTGAAAGGTAAAATCGGGCTGATGAGTCGTAGCGGCACGCTCACTTACGAAATGGTAAACCAACTGACCACAAACGGACTGGGGCAAAGCACCTGTGTGGGTATTGGTGGCGACCCGGTAGCCGGGCTCTATTATCAGGAGTTGTTGCAAATGTTTGAAGACGACCCCGAAACCGAAGCGATCGTATTAATCGGTGAAATCGGTGGTGATGCGGAAGAACGGGCAGCACAATACATCAAAGAAAAAATCACCAAACCGGTAGTGGCCTTTATAGCCGGACAGACCGCTCCTCCGGGCAAACGGATGGGTCATGCCGGTGCCATCATCTCCAGCGGTACGGGTACAGCAGAAGAAAAAATAGCTGCTTTTGAAAGTGTTGGCGTTCCTGTGGCCCGCAAACCTTCGGAAATACCGGAACTGGTAAAGAAATTATTGGACCAATAA
- a CDS encoding TIM-barrel domain-containing protein: MRKKIFLLSFLFAGILQFIFAGNADKLIGNQISVFYPKNYNPANHYPSIALLKEPQSVGNIPADWKLKPRFYLKNGKSVATLPIAKGTSLYGTGENTGSLLRNGKQVTLWNTDNYEYKKDGGKRLYQSHPWVMGVNADGTAFGVIADNSWKQQIELTDSIRFISDGPAFRLIIIQRNSPQEVLKALAGLVGKMEMPPLWALGYQQCRYSYVPDTRIKSLADTFRLKKLPCDVIWMDIDYMDSFKIFTFDKNKIPNPKAVNDYLHQKGFKSVWMIDPGVKAEKGYFVYDSGSKGNHWVQNKDGKEYNGKVWPGKCAFPDFTRPETRAWWGDLYKDFMAQGVDGVWNDMNEPSVFDGPDGTMPEDNHHRGGGELPAGSHLRYHNVYGTLMVKASREGILKANPDKRPFILSRSGFLGSHRYGATWTGDNSATEGYMKESTPLSLNLGLSGQPFSGPDMGGFTGNTTPDLFAKWIAMGAYFPFMRGHASNDANNKEPWAFGPEVEQVSRTALQRRYRLLPYLYTQFREASVSGIPVMQPVFFADPKDTTLRKEDRAYMVGSQLLIVPKWAAQPALPKGIWRSFIPENEVADNYQADMKVKGGAIIPLGKIIENTTQYKTDSLTLVVALDKNGQAKGVLYEDAGDGFGYQKGEYLISQFAAKQVGNVVNVTITPQSGNMKQVRHHYKVRLLTANGEYTSDWNAKPVIRVVTSKRNKK, encoded by the coding sequence ATGCGTAAGAAGATTTTTTTATTATCCTTTTTGTTTGCCGGTATTCTTCAATTCATATTTGCCGGAAATGCGGATAAATTGATTGGTAATCAGATCTCCGTCTTTTATCCCAAAAACTACAATCCGGCTAACCATTATCCTTCCATAGCTTTATTGAAAGAGCCGCAGTCTGTAGGAAACATTCCTGCGGACTGGAAATTAAAGCCCCGCTTTTACCTGAAAAATGGAAAATCGGTTGCGACGCTGCCCATTGCAAAAGGTACTAGTCTTTACGGGACAGGTGAAAACACCGGAAGTCTCTTACGTAACGGGAAACAGGTAACTCTCTGGAATACCGATAACTACGAATATAAAAAGGATGGCGGAAAACGTTTGTATCAAAGCCATCCGTGGGTGATGGGGGTAAATGCGGACGGTACAGCTTTCGGAGTGATTGCTGATAATAGCTGGAAGCAGCAGATTGAACTGACAGACAGTATCCGGTTTATTTCCGATGGCCCGGCATTCAGGTTGATTATCATTCAGCGAAACTCTCCGCAGGAGGTACTCAAAGCCTTAGCCGGTCTGGTAGGAAAAATGGAGATGCCGCCACTTTGGGCATTGGGATATCAGCAATGTCGGTACTCCTATGTGCCGGATACCCGCATTAAGAGCCTCGCCGATACCTTCCGCCTGAAAAAACTGCCCTGTGATGTGATCTGGATGGATATTGACTATATGGACAGCTTCAAAATATTTACTTTCGACAAGAATAAGATACCCAATCCCAAAGCGGTCAATGACTATCTGCACCAAAAAGGTTTCAAATCCGTATGGATGATTGACCCGGGCGTAAAGGCTGAAAAAGGATATTTTGTCTATGATTCGGGAAGCAAAGGTAATCATTGGGTGCAAAATAAAGATGGAAAGGAATATAACGGTAAAGTATGGCCGGGCAAATGTGCCTTTCCTGATTTTACCCGTCCGGAAACAAGAGCGTGGTGGGGTGACCTTTACAAAGATTTTATGGCTCAGGGTGTGGATGGTGTGTGGAATGATATGAACGAACCGTCCGTTTTTGACGGACCTGATGGTACCATGCCGGAAGACAATCATCATCGCGGGGGAGGGGAACTTCCAGCCGGTTCTCATTTGCGTTATCACAACGTGTATGGCACTTTGATGGTAAAAGCTTCCCGCGAAGGGATCCTGAAAGCTAATCCGGATAAACGTCCGTTTATCTTGTCCCGTTCCGGATTTTTGGGTAGTCACCGTTACGGTGCTACCTGGACGGGGGATAATTCAGCCACTGAAGGATATATGAAAGAGTCCACACCGTTGTCTCTCAATCTGGGTCTGTCCGGTCAGCCTTTCAGCGGTCCCGATATGGGCGGTTTTACCGGAAATACCACACCCGATTTGTTTGCGAAATGGATTGCTATGGGAGCCTATTTTCCATTTATGCGCGGACATGCCAGTAATGATGCCAACAATAAAGAACCGTGGGCATTCGGTCCTGAAGTTGAGCAGGTCTCCCGTACCGCTTTGCAAAGACGTTATCGGTTGTTACCCTACCTTTATACTCAATTCCGCGAAGCTTCAGTGTCCGGTATTCCGGTGATGCAACCGGTCTTTTTTGCAGACCCCAAAGATACAACACTGCGAAAGGAAGATCGTGCTTATATGGTGGGCAGCCAATTGCTGATTGTTCCGAAGTGGGCTGCACAGCCGGCATTGCCGAAAGGAATCTGGCGGTCATTTATTCCGGAAAATGAAGTGGCGGATAATTACCAGGCAGATATGAAGGTAAAAGGTGGCGCGATTATACCATTGGGTAAAATCATTGAGAATACTACTCAATATAAAACCGATTCATTGACATTGGTAGTTGCATTGGATAAAAACGGGCAAGCTAAAGGAGTGCTTTATGAAGATGCCGGTGATGGATTCGGTTATCAAAAAGGGGAGTACCTGATTTCTCAGTTTGCAGCTAAACAGGTGGGGAATGTTGTCAATGTTACCATAACTCCCCAATCCGGAAATATGAAACAGGTTCGTCATCACTACAAAGTAAGATTGCTGACTGCAAATGGAGAATATACCTCGGACTGGAATGCCAAGCCGGTTATTCGTGTCGTAACCTCCAAGCGAAATAAGAAATAA